CCAACTTTTAGATGTGTGAGTTTTATGtcgatgggaaaaaaaaaattgtaagaataATGAATTCTAGGTCATGAGAGGTCTATCGTATGTGTGCAATGAGTAGCTTCTATGAGAGGATATTCAGATAGAGCTTGAACACCTATTCAAGCTGCTCAAACATTTGTCTGAATAATTCAATCGCCTACCTAATTAGAGAAAGACCCGAATATCCTCTCAAAGTTTACCCTACTTTTAGATCAGTGTTatgtaagaggaaaaaaaatgtaagattAAGCAATAGCAACGGTCTATTATATGTGAAATGAGTAGTTTTTTGTGAGAGGATATTCAGATTTTGCCTTTGCTTGGATAAGAGTTCGAACACCCATTCAAGCCACTTGAACATTTGTCTGAATTAGGGGCGTACAAGTGGTTAAAACCGCTCCGCTTAGAAAGTTAGCGGTTATTCGAACTAATAATCAgcaattttttaacttttttttttttatacagcCTTTTGGGATTTTTGAggtgttttgggcttttttgtgcctatttttttgaatttatttaatagTTTTGGGTCACAgtattctaaaaaataatgaatatgatgaaaccTTATCCCTAACACAAATACCACCATGCAACAACACCGTTTTTGTGCTTTTGTGTTTAAGGGTAGCTACCCTTAAAACTGCTAAGCGCCTACTAAACTAGTTATGCGGTTATATATTTAGCAGTTATAAGTAATTAGCGATTATGAAGTGGTTGTTTGTACACTCCTAGTCTGAAACGCCTATCTCAACAGAGACGCAATTACCCTCTCATATAAGCCACCCACACCCGCGTGTGAAACGCCTATCTCAACAGAGACGCAATTACCCTCTCACATAAGCCACCCACACCCGCGTGTGAAACGCCTATCTCAACAGAAACGCAATTACCCTCTCACATAAGCCACCCACACCCGCGTGTGCTATAACGGGCCATATGTGAAAATATCTTAAAACACAGGCTTGACCGTTGAATCGAAATGGAATTAGGCCGAAGGAAGAGACAAGTGGCTACGTTCGATGGATCTGGCAGACGCATTAGCCAATGGTCTACGACTCTACAACGACAAGAAAGCAGACCAAGATGCTTATTatcaaatacaaagaaaaatggTTCCATGGTTCATCCATCTCAATCAATCAATATGTCCATATCAAGACcaaatttacaaattacaatgagACACCTTGCCTTCTTTtccacttaaattttttttttttaatctgtcTAAACAGGATTCTTTCCTTagaaagcaatgaaaattgtcTCCCTTTCTTTATATGTCACCTCCAACTGGATCCATCACAGTAATAGAGCATACCCATTCTGGAAGGCACAGAAGCGTAATGAGCCTTACTTAcacaaaagcaaacaaaaatgatacaaataaataaataaaacaccaTGATTAAGCTAAGAGGGTTGTCCGAATGGTCCCGAGCAGCTCGGGGTGCAAGACCCACCTACTGAGGCACCGCGAGACCTACACTCCCTTCTCTCATTTCTCACCAAACAGCTCAAAACGCAAAACAattctaaaacatttttttgaacaaaaacaaaaagcacattaacaaacatacccatAGTTTTAAGTTTTCTCATAATCCAAAATATACATAGCACTGGAACCTATCAAACACTGGAGTGAATATGGTCCATATTTACAGAGACAATTGAGACTTctacaaaatgaaattaaagaTATTATTGAGCCATTAATTTGTCTGGATATGTTATGAATTACAGCATCTCCATTTGGTAACCCACAAATCCAGAGGCCACAATaacataaacaaattaaattgattGCACTTTCGGGGGGGAGAATGAGGAATACAAGTGTGCAGATATAGATATATGGCTTGATACCATTACACTTTTAAGACATGTATACTTGAGCACTTGCAGTCTTCACTACCTGGCAGACAGGGCATATGTCAATAAACCCTTCACAATCCTTACAGAGACACAGATGCCTACAAGGTATCAACAAGACACAGACTTCTTTAACTTTACAAGCCCTGCAATTCATTTGTTTCTTCATGAAGACAGAATTGCCAGAACCATCTATAATGCCTTGGTGATCCACATTAGCATAAGAGGCTGCATCATCTACCTCACTGTCCCCACATCCTTCCTTCCCATGTATGGCACCTTGAGCCATGACTCGCTGCAAATTGCTCTTCAAGACATTGACTACAGACTCATTGTACTTTGCTCTATAGTGCCAGGATTGAACTTCCGTAGCAATCTGCTTTATTCTCTCCATTAATTCCTTGTTCTTGCGGTTCATATTCTCTATTTCAAGCTCTTTTTCATGCAACTTCCTATCAACGACCTTTTCTATGGCACTCAGAAAAGAAACCGTGTGTCTTTGCTTCAGTTCCCTCACATCCTTGAGGATGTTTTCTTCCTGTTTCAAACAAACCAAggaagatttttattttttatttttgtaaaagcTATAGTGAAAAGAGAAACATTGAATCTAGTGCAAACTAATTTATGGGTGTCAGCCTCCTAAGTGGTGACAAGAATGATAAGAGAGGTATTGTTAAGACAATAGCGTTAACAGCACCATAAGCTAATATCTGGATTAAGATTATTACCTGAAGtctgatataacaatcaaattctTCATTCTGCCGATCGATCTCTAACTTCAGATTATCGCTGAGGGACAAAATAGCAGGGAGGGCAGCTGTCATACTTTCACTTGCAGAAGTTACAGATGAGTTATGTTCGTCCTCCTCATATGCAAGTTTCAGCCCAGTTGATACAGGGTTAGGATTCAGAATGCTTCCAGACTGACCGGCTTTATCTTGAGAGAAGTTATTATTTGGAGACACAAGATGCTTTTGCTGTCTGGAAATAGATTCTGCTTCCCTGGCTCTTTTAGTTGGCTGCTCCATCGCACTGGTATGGTTATTTCCCATGTAGTTTAAAGGACCAACACTGCATCCAACAGTGACTGACAGATGCAATGTCACCTTATGAGATTAATTTAATAAGGAGAGTaacagcaaaaaaaattaatgaacaaAAATGCCTCAGAATTGTAAGACACTCTAGATATTCTACAATGAACA
This genomic interval from Corylus avellana chromosome ca3, CavTom2PMs-1.0 contains the following:
- the LOC132176388 gene encoding E3 ubiquitin-protein ligase BOI-like isoform X1, which translates into the protein MFGGDSSNPVFPTFLDESQFQYVTGGVPQLQLFGDFTVGCSVGPLNYMGNNHTSAMEQPTKRAREAESISRQQKHLVSPNNNFSQDKAGQSGSILNPNPVSTGLKLAYEEDEHNSSVTSASESMTAALPAILSLSDNLKLEIDRQNEEFDCYIRLQEENILKDVRELKQRHTVSFLSAIEKVVDRKLHEKELEIENMNRKNKELMERIKQIATEVQSWHYRAKYNESVVNVLKSNLQRVMAQGAIHGKEGCGDSEVDDAASYANVDHQGIIDGSGNSVFMKKQMNCRACKVKEVCVLLIPCRHLCLCKDCEGFIDICPVCQVVKTASAQVYMS
- the LOC132176388 gene encoding E3 ubiquitin-protein ligase BOI-like isoform X2 — translated: MSPGECPSCSYLEIVTLHLSVTVGCSVGPLNYMGNNHTSAMEQPTKRAREAESISRQQKHLVSPNNNFSQDKAGQSGSILNPNPVSTGLKLAYEEDEHNSSVTSASESMTAALPAILSLSDNLKLEIDRQNEEFDCYIRLQEENILKDVRELKQRHTVSFLSAIEKVVDRKLHEKELEIENMNRKNKELMERIKQIATEVQSWHYRAKYNESVVNVLKSNLQRVMAQGAIHGKEGCGDSEVDDAASYANVDHQGIIDGSGNSVFMKKQMNCRACKVKEVCVLLIPCRHLCLCKDCEGFIDICPVCQVVKTASAQVYMS